One segment of Dryobates pubescens isolate bDryPub1 chromosome 23, bDryPub1.pri, whole genome shotgun sequence DNA contains the following:
- the LOC104300468 gene encoding vasotocin-neurophysin VT, whose product MAEPSLPLSFLCLLALSSACYIQNCPRGGKRALADTALRQCMPCGPGNRGNCFGPGICCGAELGCYLGTAETRRCAEEDYLPSPCQAGGQPCGAGGRCAAPGICCTAETCAMDAGCLDEGSDGAQEAAEKNLTVLDSSAGDLLLKLMHLANRQQQGKHPFL is encoded by the exons atggcagagccTTCGctgcccctctccttcctctgcctcctcgCCTTGTCCTCAGCCTGCTACATCCAGAACTGCCCCCGGGGTGGCAAGCGGGCCCTGGCCGACACAGCCCTGCGACAG TGCATGCCCTGCGGCCCCGGGAACAGAGGCAACTGCTTCGGCCCCGGCATCTGCTGCGGCGCGGAGCTGGGCTGCTACCTGGGCACGGCGGAGACGCGGCGCTGCGCCGAGGAAGACTAcctgccctcaccctgccaggctggagggcagccctgcGGCGCGGGGGGGCGCTGCGCCGCGCCCGGCATCTGTTGCACTGCCG AAACCTGTGCCAtggatgctggctgcctggacgAGGGCAGCGATGGGGCTCAGGAGGCAGCGGAGAAGAACCTGACAGTGCTGGACAGCTCAGCTGGAGACCTGCTCCTCAAGCTGATGCACCTGGCAAAtcggcagcagcagggcaagcatCCCTTCCTCTGA
- the UBOX5 gene encoding RING finger protein 37, whose amino-acid sequence MVINICLPQFKPRIHCNKISADGYEVENLISEDLARRNRGFRSEYFIKPPVHVTISFPFNIEICRINIDISSGGYQTFSGLEVYTSTSCNKTSWQSPEDQFSGLAGQPVSDKDTFTLVGKAVLRNQSKVTFGHRGFKPRPPFHQMENVFSYPGSASHDLWNKGPASLSNVSHLKICITHVGGGGLPCIKRLEVWGQPAKSCPQEVIEGVFQVASQFFAQDAGSLKPEPWTPMESDCVPFGASEQQTLRKLVDVVQDIPEEFLDPITLEIMTLPMLLPSGKVIDQTTLEKCNRSEASWGRVPSDPFTGVAFSQHSQPLPHPTLKARIDHFLLQHNIPGTNLLGRAHTSEMLVPSSITMSSLKRKMDCVEQSSMQPPYFSSTDLLVTTTSENSAKKMKTDSDCHLTQMDCSTDLVSHEQKLSESLDTALNSALSTMPSFTAKLMKSQQQAQGEGGCSSSWNLGSVLEHSRSSQTQGCASCGKTFSSYFKAEPIYQLPCGHLLCRPCSADKEKPLSSLLCGSCKRSASTHDIRRVHF is encoded by the exons ATGGTAATAAACATCTGTCTCCCACAGTTCAAGCCAAGAATTCACTGCAACAAG ATCTCTGCTGATGGTTATGAAGTGGAGAACCTGATCTCTGAAGACCTCGCCAGGAGAAACCGTGGTTTCCGCAGCGAGTACTTCATCAAACCTCCAGTCCATGTCACCATCTCTTTTCCCTTCAACATTGAGATCTGCAGGATTAATATTGACATCTCATCCGGGGGTTACCAAACCTTCTCTGGGCTCGAAGTTTACACCTCTACCTCATGCAATAAAACCTCTTGGCAGAGCCCTGAGGATCAGTTCTCAGGTCTGGCCGGTCAGCCTGTGTCGGACAAAGACACTTTCACACTGGTGGGCAAAGCTGTCTTAAGAAATCAAAGCAAAGTGACATTTGGCCACAGAGGCTTCAAGCCAAGGCCTCCCTTTCATCAGATGGAAAATGTCTTCTCCTACCCTGGCTCTGCATCTCACGACCTCTGGAACAAAGGGCCCGCCTCGCTGAGCAACGTGTCGCACTTGAAAATCTGCATCACCCACGTGGGTGGAGGTGGCTTGCCTTGCATTAAGAGGCTGGAGGTGTGGGGGCAGCCTGCCAAATCCTGCCCGCAGGAGGTGATCGAGGGTGTCTTTCAGGTGGCTTCCCAGTTCTTTGCCCAGGACGCCGGCAGCCTCAAGCCGGAGCCCTGGACGCCGATGGAGAGCGACTGCGTGCCCTTCGGCGCCAGCGAGCAGCAGACCCTCCGCAAGCTGGTGGACGTCGTCCAGGACATCCCTGAAGAGTTCCTGGACCCCATCACTCTGGAGATCATGAccctccccatgctgctgccctctgggaAGGTGATCGACCAGACCACCTTGGAAAAGTGCAACCGCAGTGAGGCGTCTTGGGGCAGGGTTCCCAGCGATCCCTTCACTGGGGTGGCCTTCAGCCAGCACTCGCAGCCCCTACCTCACCCCACCCTCAAGGCCAGGATAGAccacttcctcctgcagcacaacATCCCTGGCACCaacctgctggggagggctcacACCTCTGAGATGCTGGTCCCTTCTTCCATCACTATGTCTTCTCTGAAAAGGAAGATGGACTGTGTGGAGCAGAGCTCCATGCAGCCACCCTACTTTTCTTCTACAGACTTGCTTGTCACCACTACCTCAGAGAACAGTgctaaaaaaatgaaaactgacAGTGACTGCCACTTGACCCAAATGGACTGTTCCACAG ACCTGGTGTCTCATGAACAGAAGCTGTCGGAGAGTTTGGACACTGCCTTGAACTCGGCGCTCAGCACCATGCCCTCCTTCACAGCCAAGCTGAtgaaaagccagcagcaggcacagggggagggaggctgcagcagctcctggaaccTAGGCAGCGTCCTTG agcacagcaggagcagccagaccCAAGGATGTGCTTCCTGTGGCAAAACCTTCTCCTCGTACTTCAAAGCGGAGCCCATTTACCAGCTCCCCTGCGGCCACCTGCTGTGCCGCCCCTGCTCGGCCGACAAGGAGAAGCCTCTCTCCTCGCTCCTGTGTGGCAGCTGCAAGAGGTCAGCCTCCACACACGACATCAGGAGGGTCCACTTCTGA
- the FASTKD5 gene encoding FAST kinase domain-containing protein 5, mitochondrial — protein sequence MATVLMCRRFPRLSRVSTLVTTATREAEGGSGKGKQQKEESLERVDGGADPAATIQLVNPLHYRVVYNPAAYAKSRAASQQHPASSSDQALSDDFTTSSQALPPPIRSALPKAKAKLRPQQTVSAYFSALQTKEEAEKERQELHDSKEDPRMFQKGRPEYRSISCDRFEPVEPLSVEEGDSILHSMAAHKDSLSPGAVTDSFRKLSRLLVGQHAALVTKAQFGMLCGCAMENIGSFSTSDLIDVLKACVWLAVPPSHPLLNACDSEFCRRVWDMDLDQLLLVADCWRCLERSVPSYLSILFSYANMHWKDLTLPQFVQLLYIIGEGRRSPVDLMQKVESTILKYLDSFTLEEVGAVCLGLFKSLSGISDHVMRRIADKVSLQMEDMSTYALVNVLKLLRYTRIDHLPLLKELGKVIPARIPTTNIQGIMHIALTCSSLHYFDEGIMAAVATSLPSKVTYCRSKDAAKFLWSYGCLDYEPPNKEEFYSSLIEQMHRKLHEFRKFPEHLLTGLLGLAFVKRFPEELIDYALRDNFVEKTRGSKYELQKDLFTLGKSVEIECPSYQGSRLPPQLYQEMTEMVLNFAEQEIYVRPEIVEATSLLESMLGGIEYVKNHMILPHTRSSDLEVRLAMDGHPIPFNLKDHVRGKTLKDIEISLTDDLMTQLIEGSSHSQSPLGVGNEASTPGQDRREAAQPPCAGDHASLSRGALATPTSLEVELKSGPKSALSSLGWKQQPREVKLAIQVSNRNHYCYCSKRLLGLHRLKRRQLQQLGYVVVELPFWEWFPLLKRTRLEKLSYLHYKVFDPALLSKAV from the coding sequence ATGGCTACAGTGCTAATGTGCCGAAGATTCCCAAGGCTGAGCAGGGTGAGCACACTTGTGACCACAGCCACACGCGAGGCCGAGGGCGGGAGCGGCAAAGGGAAGCAGCAAAAGGAAGAGAGCCTGGAAAGAGTCGACGGCGGAGCCGACCCCGCGGCCACAATCCAGCTGGTGAACCCCCTGCACTACAGAGTTGTATATAATCCAGCTGCCTATGCcaaaagcagagctgcctcccagcagcaccctgccagcagcagtgaccaGGCTCTTAGTGATGATTTCACCACCTCTTCCCAAGCCTTGCCACCACCTATCAGAAGTGCCCTGCCAAAGGCCAAGGCCAAACTGCGCCCCCAGCAGACTGTCTCAGCCTATTTCTCTGCGCTGCAAACCAAGGAGGAGGCCGAGAAGGAAAGACAGGAGCTGCATGACTCCAAGGAGGACCCTCGTATGTTTCAGAAGGGGAGGCCTGAGTATAGATCTATCAGCTGTGACAGGTTTGAGCCAGTAGAGCCCCTTTCTGTAGAGGAAGGTGACTCCATTCTCCACAGTATGGCTGCACACAAGGACAGCCTGAGCCCGGGAGCTGTCACCGACTCTTTCCGCAAGCTGAGTCGTTTGCTGGTGGGGCAACATGCAGCACTGGTGACCAAAGCCCAATTTGGTatgctgtgtggctgtgccaTGGAGAACATCGGGTCGTTCAGCACTTCAGATCTCATTGATGTCTTAAAGGCTTGTGTCTGGCTGGCTGTTCCACCCAGCCACCCTCTGCTGAATGCATGTGACAGCGAGTTCTGCAGGCGGGTGTGGGACATGGACCtggaccagctgctgctggtggccgaCTGCTGGCGCTGCCTGGAGCGTAGCGTGCCTTCCTACCTGAGCATTTTGTTCAGCTATGCCAACATGCACTGGAAAGACCTCACCTTGCCCCAGTTTGTCCAGCTCCTTTATATCATAGGCGAAGGCCGGAGGTCACCTGTGGACTTGATGCAGAAGGTGGAGAGCACGATTTTGAAGTACTTGGACTCCTTCACCTTGGAGGAAGTGGGTGCTGTCTGCTTAGGGCTCTTCAAGTCCCTCAGTGGTATCTCTGACCATGTCATGAGAAGAATTGCAGACAAAGTCTCACTGCAGATGGAGGACATGAGCACTTACGCTCTGGTGAACGTGCTGAAGCTCCTGCGCTACACCCGCATAGAccacttgcccttgctgaaggaGCTTGGGAAGGTCATTCCTGCTCGCATTCCCACCACAAACATCCAGGGCATCATGCACATCGCTCTTACTTGCTCATCCTTACACTACTTTGATGAAGGCATTATGGCTGCTGTAGCCACCTCTCTGCCCTCAAAGGTGACTTACTGCCGGAGCAAAGATGCCGCCAAGTTCTTGTGGTCGTATGGATGCCTGGACTACGAACCTCCCAACAAGGAGGAGTTTTATTCCAGCCTGATAGAGCAGATGCACAGAAAACTGCATGAATTTAGGAAGTTTCCAGAGCATCTCCTTACTGGTTTACTTGGCCTGGCATTTGTCAAACGCTTCCCAGAGGAGCTGATAGACTATGCTTTGAGGGATAACTTTGTCGAGAAAACGAGAGGCAGCAAATACGAGCTGCAAAAGGACCTGTTCACCCTTGGGAAGAGTGTTGAAATCGAGTGCCCGAGCTACCAAGGCAGCCGCCTTCCACCTCAGCTTTATCAAGAGATGACTGAGATGGTTTTGAATTTTGCAGAGCAAGAAATCTATGTCAGGCCTGAAATTGTGGAAGCCACATCCCTTCTGGAGAGCATGTTAGGTGGCATCGAGTATGTGAAAAATCACATGATCCTGCCTCACACCAGATCGAGCGATCTGGAGGTTCGCTTGGCCATGGATGGACATCCCATCCCTTTCAACCTCAAGGACCATGTTAGGGGTAAGACATTAAAAGACATTGAGATTAGTCTAACAGATGACTTAATGACTCAGCTCATAGAAGGGAGCTCTCATAGCCAGTCCCCTCTAGGAGTGGGAAACGAAGCCAGCACCCCTGGTCAGGAcaggagagaagcagcacaaCCACCATGCGCCGGGGATCATGCTTCGCTTTCACGTGGAGCTCTTGCCACACCCACCAGCTTGGAAGTGGAGCTTAAATCAGGGCCTAAAtcagccctctcttctcttgggtggaagcagcagcctcGGGAGGTGAAGCTGGCCATCCAGGTGTCCAACAGAAACCACTACTGCTACTGCTCCAAGCGCCTCTTGGGGCTGCACCGGCTGAAGCGgcggcagctgcagcagctgggctacGTGGTGGTGGAGCTTCCCTTCTGGGAGTGGTTCCCTCTGCTCAAGCGCACGCgcctggagaagctgagctACCTGCATTACAAAGTGTTTGACCCAGCGCTGCTCAGCAAGGCTGTCTAG